In Solanum pennellii chromosome 7, SPENNV200, the following are encoded in one genomic region:
- the LOC107024537 gene encoding dirigent protein 22-like: MFKLCSHLFLIVLLSVLTNGNCHEFSRKLSKKAMGLKREKLSHLHFYFHDIVSGKTPTAVRIAEAAVTNRSATGFGLTAMIDDPLTVGPESNSKIVGRAQGIYAQASINDIGLLMVLNFVFIEGKYNGSSLSILGRNSVASIVREMPIVGGSGLFRFARGYVQAKTHNFDLKTGDAVVEYNVYVFHY, from the coding sequence ATGTTCAAACTTTGTTCACATTTATTCCTCATCGTTCTCCTTTCCGTCCTTACCAATGGAAACTGTCATGAATTTTCCAGAAAATTATCGAAGAAAGCAATGGGTCTAAAAAGAGAGAAACTTAGCCACCTTCACTTCTACTTCCATGATATAGTCAGTGGAAAAACCCCAACCGCCGTGAGGATAGCGGAAGCCGCCGTGACCAACCGGTCAGCCACCGGATTTGGTTTAACGGCAATGATTGACGATCCTTTAACAGTTGGACCagaatcaaattcaaaaattgttGGAAGAGCACAAGGGATTTATGCACAAGCTTCGATAAATGATATTGGTTTATTGATGGTACTCAACTTTGTTTTTATTGAAGGAAAGTATAATGGGAGTAGCTTAAGTATTTTGGGACGGAATTCGGTGGCGTCGATTGTACGGGAAATGCCTATTGTTGGGGGAAGTGGACTTTTCCGATTTGCTCGCGGTTACGTTCAGGCGAAGACTcataattttgatttgaaaacTGGTGATGCTGTTGTGGAATACAATGTCTATGTCTTCCATTATTGA